A portion of the Lolium rigidum isolate FL_2022 chromosome 1, APGP_CSIRO_Lrig_0.1, whole genome shotgun sequence genome contains these proteins:
- the LOC124685310 gene encoding uncharacterized protein LOC124685310, which translates to MAASLSTERLSTVFSPLHSLHLGSEHVNVIIWQVDISRVANTVLCVLTRCLPKRALLILSRGKGKDHKVTVVVFYRESRIKITRAISQLLQCVRVLFVPRDKSIVLAELIKSMCLGTSWDCLQIHLSLWWKKTDDEEHFRFCRSR; encoded by the exons ATGGCAGCATCACTCTCAACGGAGAGACTCTCCACTGTTTTCTCCCCGCTGCACTCTCTTCATCTAGGAAGCGAACATGTCAATGTGATTATCTGGCAGGTCGACATCTCTCGCGTCGCCAACACAGTACTCTGCGTGCTGACCCGCTGCTTGCCAAAGAGAGCGCTGCTG ATTTTGAGTAGAGGAAAGGGCAAGGATCACAAGGTGACTGTTGTTGTTTTTTACCGTGAGTCAAGAATCAAGATCACACGAG CGAT ctccCAGTTGCTTCAGTGTGTTAGAGTTCTCTTTGTACCTAGAGATAAGAGCATTGTGCTTGCGGAGCTGATCAAGAGTATGTGCCTAG GTACTAGCTGGGACTGTCTGCAAATTCATCTGTCATTGTGGTGGAAGAAAACTGATGATGAGGAACATTTCAGATTCTGCAGGAGTAGAtaa